From Tautonia marina, one genomic window encodes:
- a CDS encoding DUF1559 domain-containing protein, whose translation MHHRRHRDAFTLIELLVVIAIIGVLIALLLPAVQSAREAARRAQCVNNLKQIGIALHNYHDSLGSFPMGTIINAPGWPNMPSLRTPWSFHILRYLEAGNLGNALNFEVGIAGPAWQGSNANMSIVATRVATYNCPSDTPEVFLADWRPKYNYGPNWGNTNLGQLNVGDPATTGLRYLRAPFTVNRVAGMRDFRDGTSNTILVSELLQASELRDMRSEWWNDTDCNFMTRTPPNTTIPDFMPAWCVSRPGNNEPCVVGGGWNDLYMASRSRHPGGVNTLYGDGSVRFTKNTIALPIWQALGSMSGGEVISADQF comes from the coding sequence ATGCACCATCGTCGTCATCGTGACGCATTTACGCTGATCGAGTTGCTGGTGGTCATCGCGATCATCGGCGTCTTGATCGCCTTGTTGCTTCCGGCCGTGCAATCGGCCCGAGAGGCGGCGCGACGGGCGCAGTGCGTCAACAATCTGAAGCAGATCGGCATCGCCCTTCATAACTATCACGACTCGCTCGGCTCGTTCCCGATGGGCACGATCATCAATGCCCCGGGCTGGCCGAACATGCCCAGCCTGCGGACCCCGTGGTCGTTCCATATCCTCCGGTACCTGGAGGCGGGGAACCTGGGCAACGCCCTGAACTTCGAGGTGGGCATTGCCGGGCCAGCCTGGCAAGGGTCGAATGCGAACATGAGCATTGTGGCAACACGAGTTGCCACCTACAATTGCCCCTCGGATACCCCGGAGGTCTTCCTCGCCGACTGGCGGCCGAAGTACAACTACGGCCCGAACTGGGGGAACACGAACCTGGGGCAGCTCAACGTGGGCGACCCGGCGACCACCGGCCTTCGCTACCTTCGCGCTCCGTTCACGGTCAACCGGGTGGCCGGGATGCGCGATTTCCGAGACGGCACGAGCAACACGATTCTCGTCTCCGAACTGCTCCAGGCTTCCGAGCTTCGGGACATGCGTTCCGAGTGGTGGAACGACACCGACTGCAACTTCATGACCCGAACTCCGCCGAACACGACGATCCCCGACTTCATGCCCGCCTGGTGCGTGAGCCGACCGGGCAACAACGAGCCCTGCGTCGTCGGCGGCGGCTGGAACGACCTGTACATGGCCAGCCGAAGCCGCCACCCAGGAGGCGTGAACACGCTTTACGGCGATGGATCGGTTCGGTTTACCAAGAACACGATCGCTCTGCCCATCTGGCAAGCCCTGGGCAGCATGAGCGGCGGCGAGGTCATCAGCGCCGACCAGTTCTAA
- a CDS encoding tetratricopeptide repeat protein: MTRQASTTLGGGSSPPSRSRRSLVRSLAMVGLAAIAVVGVGGWGISRSRPYRVWSAERALNRGEPEQAIERLGPWKTSDDPRAVVIVARAQIARGNPESAVRLLDARLADRVEPEWLHLLGETALSLGDLNRAFEAFAALDARQPNHPPTLAHLAELSEPLRGPAEADRRYQELERLEPENPEWPKQRGRILLGTDRYAMAVETLRSALETNPEDQQARLWLAEALYLSGDPAASLEHLERCRKAEGEGNDRIEVARAECLRALGRGEEAADVLDDLLGRSPKNADALRLRAELALEHGALDQAADLLDRAVAEAPDDWRIHYQLSIVLARLGRLEDARHHADRMTVERERARFSPVP; the protein is encoded by the coding sequence TTGACTCGGCAGGCTTCGACGACCCTCGGGGGTGGTTCCTCACCCCCGAGCCGGTCGAGACGTTCGCTCGTCCGATCGCTGGCGATGGTCGGGCTGGCGGCGATCGCCGTTGTGGGTGTGGGAGGATGGGGGATCAGCCGATCTCGGCCGTACCGTGTTTGGTCGGCCGAGCGCGCGTTGAACAGGGGAGAGCCCGAGCAGGCCATCGAGCGGCTCGGCCCCTGGAAAACGTCGGACGACCCCAGAGCCGTGGTGATCGTCGCTCGCGCGCAGATCGCGCGGGGAAACCCGGAATCGGCCGTGCGATTGCTCGACGCTCGGCTCGCTGATCGGGTCGAGCCGGAGTGGCTCCACTTGCTGGGAGAGACGGCGCTGAGCCTCGGCGACCTGAACCGCGCGTTCGAGGCGTTCGCGGCGCTCGATGCCCGACAGCCGAATCATCCGCCGACCCTCGCCCACCTGGCCGAGCTGTCTGAACCGCTGCGCGGGCCAGCCGAGGCCGATCGGCGTTATCAGGAGCTCGAACGCCTGGAGCCGGAGAATCCCGAGTGGCCGAAGCAGCGCGGGAGGATCTTGCTGGGGACCGACCGCTACGCAATGGCGGTCGAGACGCTGCGGTCGGCCCTGGAAACGAATCCGGAGGATCAGCAGGCTCGTCTCTGGCTGGCCGAGGCGCTCTATCTGTCGGGCGATCCGGCCGCAAGTCTCGAACATCTGGAACGCTGCCGAAAGGCCGAAGGCGAAGGGAACGACCGAATCGAGGTGGCCCGCGCCGAGTGTCTTCGAGCTCTCGGTCGGGGCGAGGAGGCGGCCGACGTTCTGGATGATCTGCTCGGAAGATCGCCGAAGAATGCCGACGCCCTTCGCCTGCGAGCCGAGCTGGCGCTCGAACACGGAGCACTCGATCAGGCCGCCGATCTGCTCGATCGGGCCGTGGCCGAGGCTCCGGACGACTGGCGCATTCATTACCAACTGTCGATCGTTCTGGCCCGGCTGGGACGGCTCGAGGATGCCCGCCACCATGCCGATCGGATGACCGTCGAACGAGAGCGGGCACGGTTTTCGCCAGTCCCCTGA
- a CDS encoding CRTAC1 family protein has protein sequence MSDRGVPRWVGVGLGVGGSGALMAAALAYGLRGSPEPEVVEQAASEVVAERLPEESVSQSPGLAFSEVSDTGIDAVYRNGEETGALAILESLGGGVAVFDFDRDGRPDLFFPGGGRIVPSAEDLTVEGLPGRLYRNLGDWRFADVTEDAGLDDASRYSHGCAVGDFDNDGFPDLLVTAYQGVTLYRNTGGTFVDVTEAAGLTEPGWATSAAWLDADGDGLLDLYVARYVDWSPEHNPPCRYHSSGAVDLCSPSVFDPLRDLLYRNRGDGTFEEIGREVGLDDGGKGLGVVAADLDGDRWIDVYVANDTTPNLLYRNRRDGTFEEIGQLSGAALSAEGVATGSMGVAAGDLDGDGDLDLFVTNYEGEINEFYRNDGAMQFVPVGLASGLGAASRPLVGWGTVLVDGDGDGVPEVLIANGHLMHHLPGTPRPQPTLLFRREPDATRFEPMRWGPESWFSQNRDARGVASGDLDGDGDPDLIVVLQNAPASVLRNDSAESSRFLRLRLEGTRSNRSAIGATVIVTAGDRSQHLSVVGGGSYLSQNDAPLVVGLGTAAIADQVEVRWPSGQTDRHDGLQAGSAWLLREGEPAQADPIGVD, from the coding sequence ATGAGCGATCGAGGGGTTCCTCGTTGGGTCGGGGTCGGTCTGGGGGTTGGGGGATCGGGGGCCCTGATGGCCGCAGCGTTGGCGTATGGGTTGCGGGGCAGTCCTGAGCCGGAGGTCGTCGAGCAGGCCGCTTCAGAAGTCGTTGCCGAACGCTTGCCCGAGGAATCGGTATCGCAATCGCCCGGCCTGGCCTTCTCGGAGGTATCCGACACGGGGATTGACGCGGTCTATCGCAATGGCGAGGAAACCGGAGCGCTGGCGATTCTGGAATCGCTCGGCGGCGGGGTCGCCGTCTTCGATTTCGACCGCGATGGTCGGCCCGACCTGTTTTTCCCGGGAGGGGGGCGAATTGTGCCCTCGGCAGAGGATTTGACGGTCGAAGGGTTGCCGGGCCGCCTCTACCGCAATCTCGGGGACTGGCGCTTTGCGGATGTGACCGAGGACGCCGGGCTCGACGACGCCTCGCGTTATTCGCACGGCTGCGCAGTGGGAGATTTCGACAATGATGGATTCCCCGATCTGCTCGTGACCGCCTACCAGGGGGTTACCCTGTATCGCAACACGGGCGGCACGTTCGTTGATGTGACCGAGGCCGCCGGCCTGACCGAGCCGGGCTGGGCGACCTCGGCCGCCTGGCTCGACGCCGATGGCGACGGCCTGCTCGACCTGTACGTGGCCCGATATGTCGACTGGTCTCCCGAGCACAACCCACCGTGCCGCTATCACTCGTCGGGGGCGGTCGATCTCTGCTCGCCTTCGGTGTTCGACCCCCTGCGCGACCTGCTCTACCGGAACCGGGGGGACGGCACCTTCGAGGAAATCGGCCGGGAGGTCGGTCTGGATGATGGAGGAAAGGGTCTCGGCGTGGTGGCGGCCGATCTCGACGGTGATCGCTGGATCGACGTGTACGTTGCCAACGACACGACGCCGAATCTCCTCTACCGGAACCGGAGGGACGGCACCTTCGAGGAAATCGGCCAGCTCTCCGGGGCGGCCCTCAGCGCCGAGGGCGTGGCGACCGGCAGCATGGGAGTGGCCGCAGGCGATCTGGACGGCGATGGCGACCTGGACCTCTTCGTGACGAACTATGAAGGGGAGATCAACGAATTCTACCGGAACGACGGGGCGATGCAGTTTGTTCCGGTCGGCCTTGCCTCGGGCCTTGGCGCGGCGAGCCGACCCCTGGTCGGCTGGGGGACCGTGCTGGTCGATGGCGACGGTGACGGGGTGCCTGAGGTCCTCATCGCCAATGGTCACCTGATGCACCACCTTCCGGGCACGCCCCGGCCTCAGCCCACGTTACTGTTTCGTCGCGAGCCCGACGCCACGCGATTCGAGCCGATGCGATGGGGTCCGGAGTCCTGGTTCTCCCAAAATCGGGATGCTCGCGGAGTGGCCAGCGGCGATCTCGACGGCGACGGCGACCCCGATCTGATCGTCGTTCTACAGAACGCGCCGGCCAGCGTGCTCCGGAACGACAGCGCGGAGTCGTCGCGGTTCCTCCGCCTTCGGCTCGAAGGCACGCGGAGCAACCGCTCGGCCATCGGTGCGACGGTGATCGTGACGGCCGGCGACCGCTCACAGCACCTTTCGGTTGTGGGAGGAGGGAGTTACCTGTCTCAGAATGACGCGCCCCTGGTGGTCGGCCTGGGAACCGCCGCGATCGCCGATCAGGTCGAGGTCCGCTGGCCGAGCGGGCAGACCGATCGGCACGACGGGCTTCAGGCCGGTTCCGCCTGGCTTCTGCGCGAGGGGGAACCGGCTCAGGCCGATCCGATCGGGGTTGATTGA
- a CDS encoding FKBP-type peptidyl-prolyl cis-trans isomerase, translated as MRHLVGLTALGVSLALLGCGVSGDPEPSGAPADATGLAPAPDPAPSGSSSSALNEPTGEGEEVLTASGLAYQTIQAGDGPQAKPGDRVVLHYVATIEGGEAIDSSRDRGTPWTHTIGDARAVQGFNEGIAGMKVGELRRLVVPANLAYGALGTFGEYAPGKEHNLDGAMQAEELPSIPPNSTIIYEVELLELASEPADAPEYANTEADAPEPAAEDTTTEALPD; from the coding sequence ATGCGACACCTTGTCGGTCTGACGGCCCTCGGCGTCAGTCTTGCCCTGCTGGGTTGCGGCGTCTCTGGTGATCCCGAGCCCTCCGGCGCCCCGGCAGACGCGACCGGGCTCGCGCCGGCCCCCGATCCGGCCCCGTCCGGAAGCTCGTCGTCGGCGCTCAACGAACCGACCGGTGAGGGCGAGGAAGTTCTCACCGCCTCGGGCCTTGCCTATCAGACGATCCAAGCCGGCGACGGTCCTCAGGCGAAGCCAGGCGATCGCGTTGTGCTTCACTACGTCGCGACCATCGAAGGGGGCGAGGCGATCGACAGCAGCCGCGACCGCGGCACCCCCTGGACCCACACCATCGGCGACGCGCGCGCCGTCCAGGGCTTCAACGAGGGGATTGCCGGCATGAAGGTCGGCGAACTCCGCCGCCTGGTCGTTCCGGCCAATCTCGCCTATGGAGCGCTCGGCACCTTCGGCGAATACGCTCCCGGCAAGGAACATAACCTCGACGGCGCGATGCAGGCCGAAGAACTTCCCTCGATCCCCCCGAACTCGACCATCATCTACGAGGTCGAACTGCTCGAACTCGCCTCCGAGCCGGCGGATGCTCCCGAGTATGCCAACACGGAGGCCGACGCTCCGGAGCCCGCCGCCGAGGACACCACGACGGAAGCCCTCCCCGATTGA
- a CDS encoding GGDEF domain-containing protein — MISASEDVRPLGSQFFERLLDHLYDGVYFVDRNRIIRYWNHAAERLSGYSSSEVVGRACQDNILCHTDCQGTLLCKRGCPLLKSMREDEPISARVFLKHRKGHRVPVDVSVMPIYDDNGKSVGAVEIFRDASPVVALELAYRQMRELAEKDPLTGAINRRQALEILDRQMTLQRESGMPFSLIMADIDHFKLVNDTFGHAVGDEALKAFESCLEAKSRGSDIVARIGGEEFLIILPNLDVSHALQIAERLRKSVAKIRIADPDALRLTASFGVAEADPNESLDHLLARVDAALYRAKRLGRDRVEWG; from the coding sequence GTGATCTCCGCAAGTGAGGACGTTCGGCCGTTGGGGTCGCAGTTCTTCGAGCGGCTGCTCGATCACCTGTACGATGGGGTCTACTTTGTCGATCGGAACCGGATTATCCGATACTGGAACCATGCGGCCGAACGGCTGAGCGGCTACTCAAGCAGCGAGGTGGTCGGACGAGCGTGCCAGGACAACATCCTCTGTCATACGGACTGCCAGGGGACCTTGCTCTGCAAACGCGGCTGCCCGTTGCTCAAGTCGATGCGAGAGGACGAACCGATCTCCGCTCGCGTGTTCCTGAAGCACCGCAAAGGACACCGCGTTCCCGTGGATGTCTCGGTGATGCCGATCTACGACGACAACGGGAAAAGCGTGGGGGCGGTCGAGATTTTCCGAGACGCCAGTCCGGTCGTCGCGCTCGAATTGGCCTATCGCCAGATGCGAGAACTGGCGGAGAAAGACCCCTTGACCGGCGCGATCAACCGCCGTCAGGCTCTGGAGATTCTCGACCGGCAGATGACGCTTCAGCGCGAATCGGGCATGCCGTTCTCACTGATCATGGCCGACATCGACCATTTCAAGCTGGTGAACGACACCTTTGGCCACGCCGTCGGAGACGAGGCGCTGAAGGCCTTCGAATCGTGCCTGGAAGCGAAAAGTCGAGGCAGCGACATCGTCGCCCGGATCGGCGGCGAGGAGTTCCTCATCATCCTGCCCAATCTCGACGTCTCGCACGCGCTCCAGATCGCGGAGCGGCTTCGCAAAAGCGTTGCCAAGATCCGGATTGCCGACCCGGACGCGTTGCGACTCACGGCCAGTTTTGGGGTGGCCGAGGCCGATCCCAACGAATCGCTCGACCACCTGCTCGCTCGGGTCGACGCGGCCCTCTACCGGGCAAAACGCCTGGGACGCGACCGGGTCGAATGGGGATGA
- the cyaB gene encoding class IV adenylate cyclase: MSPFEVEMKFRDANHDDLLQRLGDLGAVPREEVEQEDIYMSHPARDFRETDEAMRLRRDGGENRVTYKGPKLAGPTKTREEVELTFEPGPDALLKMERLFVNLGFRPVATVRKRRLAYDLQFEGRWVQVGIDSVEGLGAYAEVEAIANGPADLAEAQRVVLELARQLGLGSDQVETRSYLRMVLERGGA, translated from the coding sequence ATGAGCCCGTTTGAAGTGGAGATGAAGTTTCGGGACGCCAATCACGACGACTTGTTGCAGCGGTTGGGCGATCTCGGCGCGGTGCCTCGTGAGGAAGTCGAGCAGGAAGACATTTACATGTCGCACCCGGCTCGTGATTTCCGGGAAACCGACGAGGCCATGCGGCTGCGTCGGGACGGAGGCGAGAACCGCGTGACCTACAAGGGGCCGAAGCTCGCCGGCCCGACCAAGACCCGAGAGGAAGTGGAACTGACCTTCGAGCCCGGCCCGGACGCCTTGCTCAAGATGGAACGGCTGTTCGTCAACCTTGGCTTCCGCCCCGTGGCAACGGTGCGCAAGCGTCGGCTGGCCTATGACCTTCAGTTCGAAGGCCGATGGGTTCAGGTCGGCATCGACTCGGTCGAGGGACTGGGGGCGTACGCCGAGGTTGAGGCGATCGCCAACGGCCCGGCCGATCTGGCCGAGGCCCAGCGGGTCGTGCTCGAACTGGCCCGGCAGCTCGGCCTCGGGTCCGATCAGGTGGAGACGCGATCGTATCTGCGCATGGTCCTGGAACGGGGGGGCGCCTGA
- a CDS encoding beta-lactamase hydrolase domain-containing protein produces the protein MPIDLVAVASLALALALAPNQDDEPKPKPDTSLASAPIEAPEAVEGGKTIGGLYRSGPIYLAAQPDPETLSRLAKDGVTVVINLRPPEEIESVPFDEPALVKSLGVDYVTIPIGRGPYAPRLEAVEQLRETLAAHEGKALIHCSAAIRASRLWAAHLVKDRGLSREQVDAFTQITTGGPARVEQFLGDEPENP, from the coding sequence ATGCCCATCGATCTCGTGGCCGTGGCGTCGCTGGCCCTTGCCCTTGCCCTTGCTCCCAACCAGGATGACGAGCCGAAACCGAAGCCCGACACCTCGCTGGCCTCGGCTCCCATCGAGGCCCCCGAGGCGGTCGAAGGGGGCAAGACAATCGGCGGGCTGTACCGATCCGGACCGATTTACCTGGCTGCTCAGCCCGACCCGGAAACCCTCTCCCGCCTTGCCAAGGACGGGGTGACGGTGGTCATCAACCTGCGGCCCCCCGAGGAAATAGAGTCGGTCCCCTTCGACGAGCCGGCCCTGGTCAAGTCGCTCGGAGTCGATTATGTGACCATTCCGATCGGTCGAGGCCCCTACGCCCCCCGGCTTGAAGCGGTCGAGCAGTTAAGAGAGACGCTCGCCGCGCACGAAGGCAAGGCCCTGATCCACTGCTCGGCGGCGATCCGGGCCTCGCGGCTCTGGGCGGCGCATCTGGTCAAGGACCGGGGCCTTTCGCGTGAACAGGTCGATGCCTTCACCCAGATCACCACGGGAGGACCGGCTCGGGTCGAACAGTTTCTCGGCGACGAGCCGGAAAATCCCTGA
- a CDS encoding pyridoxamine 5'-phosphate oxidase family protein → MSEIPWRIAIERALTIHRGAPPSRWLQLATVTSDGWPSVRTVVFRGFLGAGPVLRFTSDLRSAKVGQIAENARAEACWMFAETREQFRLAGHLRVIGPDETDSQWLAERADVWTALPPATRISLLWPEPGVPRADLHRFRVGTPDPRDPPPSFALLLLEPERVDHLDLRSDPHSRTQYQRLGTEEPIEWASLAVNP, encoded by the coding sequence ATGAGCGAGATCCCCTGGCGAATCGCCATTGAGCGCGCCCTGACGATCCATCGCGGAGCCCCTCCCTCGCGATGGCTTCAACTGGCGACCGTCACGTCCGACGGCTGGCCGAGCGTCCGGACCGTCGTTTTCCGAGGATTCCTCGGGGCCGGTCCTGTCCTCCGCTTCACGTCCGATCTGCGCAGCGCGAAGGTTGGGCAGATTGCCGAGAATGCTCGGGCCGAGGCCTGCTGGATGTTCGCCGAGACTCGCGAGCAGTTCCGCCTCGCCGGCCATCTGCGCGTCATTGGCCCCGACGAGACCGACTCGCAATGGCTCGCCGAGCGGGCCGACGTCTGGACGGCCTTGCCGCCGGCGACCCGAATCAGCTTGCTCTGGCCCGAACCGGGTGTCCCTCGGGCCGACCTCCATCGGTTCCGCGTCGGCACACCCGACCCCCGAGATCCGCCCCCGTCGTTCGCCCTGTTGCTGCTCGAACCGGAGCGGGTCGATCATCTCGATCTCCGGAGCGATCCGCACAGCCGGACCCAGTACCAGCGGCTCGGAACCGAGGAGCCGATCGAGTGGGCCTCGCTGGCTGTGAATCCGTGA
- a CDS encoding molybdopterin-containing oxidoreductase family protein — protein sequence MSNPVETVVKNVCPLDCPDTCSMVVTVRDGVAIDLRGDRDHPFTRGFLCQKMARYLDRVSSPDRLEYPMRRVGPKGPGQGRFERIGWDEALDLIADRFRAVADSADGPQAILPYSYYGTMGKLQAESLDRRFFHLLGASTLDRTICASAGGVGYEYTMGTGRLGADPLAVLECRLILNWGSNTANTNSHLWSLMIEARKRQNATIVTIDPYASPTARRSDWHLQPRPGTDAALALGLMHVIWREHLHDQDYLDRGTVGAEQLRDRVLTEYPPDRVATITGVPVAQIETLARRYATEHPSLIRVNYGLQRHGGGGMAVRTITCLPAIVGAWRHRGGGALLSTSGTYGLNSFALTRPDLSPAGTRSVNMNQLAEALTGELPGPPVKALYVYNCNPAAVAPDQKKVIEGLRRDDLFTVVHELFPTDTVDYADVVLPATSQLEHEDIHTSYGHHFLMHNPRAIPPRGECRSNADVFRALAGRLGFDPALFPDDNTLMRQAIDGGPALAGITLERLKAEGSVRLNIPEDYRPFADGRFPTPSGKCELYSERMKADGFDPLPSYIPPHEDPQTKPGLAARYPIQLVSPPRPQFLNSTFANSASHLRAAGEPTIELAAEDAAARGLDAGDWAEVVNDRGRFVARVALTGSVRPGTAASLGIYWAKHSPSGSGVNATTSSALADMGGGATFFDNLVEIRKCLDHPEAGPCDA from the coding sequence GTGTCCAACCCTGTCGAAACCGTTGTCAAGAACGTCTGTCCGCTCGACTGTCCCGACACGTGCAGCATGGTTGTCACCGTCCGTGACGGGGTTGCCATCGACCTGCGAGGCGACCGCGACCACCCCTTCACGCGCGGGTTTCTCTGCCAGAAGATGGCCCGATATCTCGATCGTGTCTCCAGCCCCGATCGGCTGGAATACCCAATGCGGCGGGTCGGCCCCAAGGGCCCTGGCCAGGGGAGGTTCGAGCGCATCGGATGGGACGAGGCGCTCGATCTGATCGCCGATCGCTTCCGAGCCGTTGCCGACTCGGCCGACGGGCCGCAGGCCATCCTGCCCTACAGCTATTACGGCACGATGGGGAAGTTGCAGGCCGAGAGCCTCGACCGCCGCTTCTTTCACCTGCTCGGCGCCTCGACGCTCGACCGGACGATCTGTGCCTCGGCCGGTGGGGTCGGTTACGAGTACACGATGGGAACCGGCCGACTGGGAGCCGACCCCCTGGCCGTTCTCGAGTGCCGCTTGATTCTCAACTGGGGATCGAACACGGCGAACACGAACAGCCACCTCTGGAGCCTGATGATCGAGGCTCGCAAGCGCCAGAATGCGACGATCGTCACCATCGACCCCTACGCCAGCCCCACCGCCCGCCGATCAGACTGGCACCTCCAGCCCCGCCCCGGCACCGACGCGGCCCTGGCGCTCGGTCTGATGCACGTCATCTGGCGCGAACACCTGCACGATCAGGATTACCTGGATCGCGGCACCGTGGGAGCCGAACAACTCCGCGACCGCGTGTTGACCGAGTACCCCCCCGATCGGGTTGCGACCATCACGGGAGTTCCCGTCGCTCAGATCGAAACCCTTGCCCGGCGTTATGCGACCGAGCATCCCAGCCTGATCCGCGTCAACTACGGGCTCCAACGCCACGGTGGCGGCGGGATGGCCGTGCGAACCATCACCTGCCTGCCCGCGATCGTCGGCGCCTGGCGGCACCGAGGAGGCGGGGCCTTGCTCTCGACGAGCGGGACGTACGGGCTCAACTCGTTTGCGCTCACCCGGCCCGACCTCTCACCGGCCGGAACCCGATCGGTGAACATGAACCAACTGGCCGAGGCACTCACGGGAGAGCTTCCCGGCCCTCCGGTCAAGGCCCTTTATGTGTACAACTGCAATCCGGCGGCCGTGGCCCCCGATCAGAAGAAGGTGATTGAGGGCCTGCGCCGCGACGATCTGTTCACGGTGGTTCACGAACTGTTTCCGACCGACACGGTCGATTACGCCGATGTCGTGCTTCCGGCCACCTCGCAACTCGAACACGAAGACATTCACACGTCGTACGGCCATCATTTTCTGATGCACAACCCTCGGGCGATCCCACCTCGGGGTGAGTGCCGATCGAACGCCGACGTCTTCCGAGCCCTTGCCGGTCGGCTCGGGTTCGATCCCGCCCTCTTCCCCGACGACAACACCTTGATGCGGCAGGCGATCGATGGCGGCCCCGCGCTGGCCGGGATCACGCTGGAGCGGTTGAAAGCGGAAGGATCGGTTCGCTTGAACATTCCCGAGGATTATCGCCCGTTTGCCGACGGCCGCTTCCCAACCCCTTCGGGCAAGTGCGAGCTGTACTCGGAGCGGATGAAGGCCGACGGCTTCGACCCCCTGCCCTCCTACATCCCTCCGCACGAAGACCCGCAGACGAAGCCCGGGCTGGCGGCTCGCTATCCAATTCAACTGGTCAGCCCGCCTCGCCCGCAGTTTCTCAATTCGACGTTCGCCAACTCGGCCTCGCACCTCCGTGCCGCCGGAGAGCCGACGATCGAGTTGGCCGCCGAGGATGCCGCAGCGCGGGGCCTCGATGCTGGAGACTGGGCCGAGGTCGTCAACGATCGCGGCCGATTCGTCGCCCGAGTTGCCCTGACGGGGTCCGTCCGCCCCGGCACGGCCGCGAGCCTGGGAATTTACTGGGCGAAGCATTCACCCAGCGGATCGGGAGTCAACGCCACGACCTCGTCGGCTCTGGCCGACATGGGAGGCGGCGCGACCTTTTTTGATAACCTGGTCGAGATCCGCAAGTGCCTCGACCATCCCGAGGCCGGGCCTTGCGACGCGTGA